A genomic stretch from Numida meleagris isolate 19003 breed g44 Domestic line chromosome 2, NumMel1.0, whole genome shotgun sequence includes:
- the C2H5orf22 gene encoding UPF0489 protein C5orf22 homolog isoform X4 — translation MPADTVFDKEALFSELSIENWIMPAVYAGHISQVLWLHPPWAQQILEGKHNFLVGKDVSTTTIRVTGTDHYFLSDGLYVPTDQLENPKPLNLHVILINPTEASNSQEENDKVASAKRLKLNTDDTANAAATSSSVAPGNHDSNSSSVKNKEVQHESALNGAKMLPECSASSSLRNSECPIREISKDICQVLQKGDAFVLDIDLDFFSVKNPFKEMYTKTEYELLQELYNFKKPHRNATEEDLLDCVENRVHQLEDLEAAFADFCDNDDEETLQKWASYPGLKPLVQLVHSLKSRMESPDYEMVHQAGLTCDYVELPHHVSTKEEIEGLLESVMVLLKNMPKPTLVTIARSSLDDYCPSEQVDIIQEKVLSLLGLVYGSLDVHLDYSNNSSL, via the exons ATGCCTGCAGACACCGTGTTTGACAAAGAAGCACTTTTTAG TGAGCTAAGTATTGAGAACTGGATTATGCCTGCTGTTTATGCTGGCCATATTTCTCAAGTGCTGTGGCTTCACCCGCCATGGGCTCAGCAGATATTGGAgggaaaacacaattttttagTTGGGAAAGATGTATCAACAACTACAATCAG GGTTACAGGTACAGATCATTACTTTTTAAGTGATGGACTTTATGTCCCCACTGATCAGCTAGAAAATCCGAAGCCTTTAAATTTACATGTCATTCTCATTAATCCTACTGAGGCATCAAACAGCcaggaagaaaatgacaaagtaGCATCTGCTAAGAGACTGAAGCTAAATACAGATGACACAGCAAACGCTGCTGCTACCTCTTCATCAGTGGCTCCTGGTAACCACGATAGCAACTCCTCAAGTGTGAAGAACAAGGAAGTACAACATGAAAGTGCCCTGAACGGGGCAAAAATGCTGCCAGAATGCTCAGCTTCAAGCTCCCTAAGAAACAGTGAATGTCCAATAAGGGAGATTTCTAAAGATATCTGCCAAGTTCTTCAGAAAGGGGATGCATTTGTTTTAGACATtgacttagattttttttcagttaagaatCCATTCAAAGAGATGTACACAAAG acagaataTGAGCTGTTACAAGAGTTGTACAATTTCAAGAAACCTCATAGAAATGCAACAGAG GAGGATTTACTGGATTGTGTTGAAAACCGTGTCCATCAGCTAGAAGATCTAGAAGCAGCatttgcagatttttgtgaCAATGATGATGAAGAGACCTTACAGAAGTGGGCTTCATATCCTGG ATTGAAGCCCCTTGTTCAACTAGTACACAGCTTGAAAAGCAGAATGGAGAGCCCAGACTATGAAATG GTCCATCAGGCTGGTCTGACCTGTGATTATGTGGAACTTCCCCACCATGTTAGCACCAAAGAGGAGATTGAAGGCCTCTTAGAGTCCGTCATGGTTCTCCTGAAAAACATGCCTAAGCCCACGCTTGTGACAATTGCTCG ATCAAGTCTGGATGACTATTGCCCTTCAGAGCAGGTTGACATCATTCAAGAGAAGGTTCTCAGTTTACTAGGTTTGGTGTATGGTTCTCTGGACGTGCACTTAGATTACTCAAACAACTCATCTTTGTGA
- the C2H5orf22 gene encoding UPF0489 protein C5orf22 homolog isoform X1, whose product MSGASAAGGPRPRGGGLRAYPALPVWVVEDHQDVLPFIYRAIGSKHLPASNISFVHLDSHPDLLIPVNMPADTVFDKEALFSELSIENWIMPAVYAGHISQVLWLHPPWAQQILEGKHNFLVGKDVSTTTIRVTGTDHYFLSDGLYVPTDQLENPKPLNLHVILINPTEASNSQEENDKVASAKRLKLNTDDTANAAATSSSVAPGNHDSNSSSVKNKEVQHESALNGAKMLPECSASSSLRNSECPIREISKDICQVLQKGDAFVLDIDLDFFSVKNPFKEMYTKTEYELLQELYNFKKPHRNATEEDLLDCVENRVHQLEDLEAAFADFCDNDDEETLQKWASYPGLKPLVQLVHSLKSRMESPDYEMVHQAGLTCDYVELPHHVSTKEEIEGLLESVMVLLKNMPKPTLVTIARSSLDDYCPSEQVDIIQEKVLSLLGLVYGSLDVHLDYSNNSSL is encoded by the exons ATGAGCGGCGCTTCGGCTGCCGGCGGGCCCCGGCCTCGCGGGGGCGGGCTGCGGGCGTACCCGGCGCTGCCGGTGTGGGTGGTGGAAGACCACCAGGAC GTGCTGCCTTTCATCTATCGTGCCATTGGTTCAAAGCATCTGCCTGCCAGTAACATCAGCTTTGTTCACCTTGATTCCCACCCAGACCTCCTTATCCCCGTGAATATGCCTGCAGACACCGTGTTTGACAAAGAAGCACTTTTTAG TGAGCTAAGTATTGAGAACTGGATTATGCCTGCTGTTTATGCTGGCCATATTTCTCAAGTGCTGTGGCTTCACCCGCCATGGGCTCAGCAGATATTGGAgggaaaacacaattttttagTTGGGAAAGATGTATCAACAACTACAATCAG GGTTACAGGTACAGATCATTACTTTTTAAGTGATGGACTTTATGTCCCCACTGATCAGCTAGAAAATCCGAAGCCTTTAAATTTACATGTCATTCTCATTAATCCTACTGAGGCATCAAACAGCcaggaagaaaatgacaaagtaGCATCTGCTAAGAGACTGAAGCTAAATACAGATGACACAGCAAACGCTGCTGCTACCTCTTCATCAGTGGCTCCTGGTAACCACGATAGCAACTCCTCAAGTGTGAAGAACAAGGAAGTACAACATGAAAGTGCCCTGAACGGGGCAAAAATGCTGCCAGAATGCTCAGCTTCAAGCTCCCTAAGAAACAGTGAATGTCCAATAAGGGAGATTTCTAAAGATATCTGCCAAGTTCTTCAGAAAGGGGATGCATTTGTTTTAGACATtgacttagattttttttcagttaagaatCCATTCAAAGAGATGTACACAAAG acagaataTGAGCTGTTACAAGAGTTGTACAATTTCAAGAAACCTCATAGAAATGCAACAGAG GAGGATTTACTGGATTGTGTTGAAAACCGTGTCCATCAGCTAGAAGATCTAGAAGCAGCatttgcagatttttgtgaCAATGATGATGAAGAGACCTTACAGAAGTGGGCTTCATATCCTGG ATTGAAGCCCCTTGTTCAACTAGTACACAGCTTGAAAAGCAGAATGGAGAGCCCAGACTATGAAATG GTCCATCAGGCTGGTCTGACCTGTGATTATGTGGAACTTCCCCACCATGTTAGCACCAAAGAGGAGATTGAAGGCCTCTTAGAGTCCGTCATGGTTCTCCTGAAAAACATGCCTAAGCCCACGCTTGTGACAATTGCTCG ATCAAGTCTGGATGACTATTGCCCTTCAGAGCAGGTTGACATCATTCAAGAGAAGGTTCTCAGTTTACTAGGTTTGGTGTATGGTTCTCTGGACGTGCACTTAGATTACTCAAACAACTCATCTTTGTGA
- the C2H5orf22 gene encoding UPF0489 protein C5orf22 homolog isoform X2, producing the protein MSGASAAGGPRPRGGGLRAYPALPVWVVEDHQDVLPFIYRAIGSKHLPASNISFVHLDSHPDLLIPVNMPADTVFDKEALFSELSIENWIMPAVYAGHISQVLWLHPPWAQQILEGKHNFLVGKDVSTTTIRVTGTDHYFLSDGLYVPTDQLENPKPLNLHVILINPTEASNSQEENDKVASAKRLKLNTDDTANAAATSSSVAPGNHDSNSSSVKNKEVQHESALNGAKMLPECSASSSLRNSECPIREISKDICQVLQKGDAFVLDIDLDFFSVKNPFKEMYTKTEYELLQELYNFKKPHRNATEEDLLDCVENRVHQLEDLEAAFADFCDNDDEETLQKWASYPGLKPLVQLVHSLKSRMESPDYEMVHQAGLTCDYVELPHHVSTKEEIEGLLESVMVLLKNMPKPTLVTIARKQNWTSTSLLEEWSHF; encoded by the exons ATGAGCGGCGCTTCGGCTGCCGGCGGGCCCCGGCCTCGCGGGGGCGGGCTGCGGGCGTACCCGGCGCTGCCGGTGTGGGTGGTGGAAGACCACCAGGAC GTGCTGCCTTTCATCTATCGTGCCATTGGTTCAAAGCATCTGCCTGCCAGTAACATCAGCTTTGTTCACCTTGATTCCCACCCAGACCTCCTTATCCCCGTGAATATGCCTGCAGACACCGTGTTTGACAAAGAAGCACTTTTTAG TGAGCTAAGTATTGAGAACTGGATTATGCCTGCTGTTTATGCTGGCCATATTTCTCAAGTGCTGTGGCTTCACCCGCCATGGGCTCAGCAGATATTGGAgggaaaacacaattttttagTTGGGAAAGATGTATCAACAACTACAATCAG GGTTACAGGTACAGATCATTACTTTTTAAGTGATGGACTTTATGTCCCCACTGATCAGCTAGAAAATCCGAAGCCTTTAAATTTACATGTCATTCTCATTAATCCTACTGAGGCATCAAACAGCcaggaagaaaatgacaaagtaGCATCTGCTAAGAGACTGAAGCTAAATACAGATGACACAGCAAACGCTGCTGCTACCTCTTCATCAGTGGCTCCTGGTAACCACGATAGCAACTCCTCAAGTGTGAAGAACAAGGAAGTACAACATGAAAGTGCCCTGAACGGGGCAAAAATGCTGCCAGAATGCTCAGCTTCAAGCTCCCTAAGAAACAGTGAATGTCCAATAAGGGAGATTTCTAAAGATATCTGCCAAGTTCTTCAGAAAGGGGATGCATTTGTTTTAGACATtgacttagattttttttcagttaagaatCCATTCAAAGAGATGTACACAAAG acagaataTGAGCTGTTACAAGAGTTGTACAATTTCAAGAAACCTCATAGAAATGCAACAGAG GAGGATTTACTGGATTGTGTTGAAAACCGTGTCCATCAGCTAGAAGATCTAGAAGCAGCatttgcagatttttgtgaCAATGATGATGAAGAGACCTTACAGAAGTGGGCTTCATATCCTGG ATTGAAGCCCCTTGTTCAACTAGTACACAGCTTGAAAAGCAGAATGGAGAGCCCAGACTATGAAATG GTCCATCAGGCTGGTCTGACCTGTGATTATGTGGAACTTCCCCACCATGTTAGCACCAAAGAGGAGATTGAAGGCCTCTTAGAGTCCGTCATGGTTCTCCTGAAAAACATGCCTAAGCCCACGCTTGTGACAATTGCTCG aaagcagaactggaCTTCAACTTCATTACTGGAAGAATGGTCACACTTCTGA
- the C2H5orf22 gene encoding UPF0489 protein C5orf22 homolog isoform X3 — protein sequence MSGASAAGGPRPRGGGLRAYPALPVWVVEDHQDVLPFIYRAIGSKHLPASNISFVHLDSHPDLLIPVNMPADTVFDKEALFSELSIENWIMPAVYAGHISQVLWLHPPWAQQILEGKHNFLVGKDVSTTTIRVTGTDHYFLSDGLYVPTDQLENPKPLNLHVILINPTEASNSQEENDKVASAKRLKLNTDDTANAAATSSSVAPGNHDSNSSSVKNKEVQHESALNGAKMLPECSASSSLRNSECPIREISKDICQVLQKGDAFVLDIDLDFFSVKNPFKEMYTKTEYELLQELYNFKKPHRNATEEDLLDCVENRVHQLEDLEAAFADFCDNDDEETLQKWASYPGLKPLVQLVHSLKSRMESPDYEMVHQAGLTCDYVELPHHVSTKEEIEGLLESVMVLLKNMPKPTLVTIARLYEGFV from the exons ATGAGCGGCGCTTCGGCTGCCGGCGGGCCCCGGCCTCGCGGGGGCGGGCTGCGGGCGTACCCGGCGCTGCCGGTGTGGGTGGTGGAAGACCACCAGGAC GTGCTGCCTTTCATCTATCGTGCCATTGGTTCAAAGCATCTGCCTGCCAGTAACATCAGCTTTGTTCACCTTGATTCCCACCCAGACCTCCTTATCCCCGTGAATATGCCTGCAGACACCGTGTTTGACAAAGAAGCACTTTTTAG TGAGCTAAGTATTGAGAACTGGATTATGCCTGCTGTTTATGCTGGCCATATTTCTCAAGTGCTGTGGCTTCACCCGCCATGGGCTCAGCAGATATTGGAgggaaaacacaattttttagTTGGGAAAGATGTATCAACAACTACAATCAG GGTTACAGGTACAGATCATTACTTTTTAAGTGATGGACTTTATGTCCCCACTGATCAGCTAGAAAATCCGAAGCCTTTAAATTTACATGTCATTCTCATTAATCCTACTGAGGCATCAAACAGCcaggaagaaaatgacaaagtaGCATCTGCTAAGAGACTGAAGCTAAATACAGATGACACAGCAAACGCTGCTGCTACCTCTTCATCAGTGGCTCCTGGTAACCACGATAGCAACTCCTCAAGTGTGAAGAACAAGGAAGTACAACATGAAAGTGCCCTGAACGGGGCAAAAATGCTGCCAGAATGCTCAGCTTCAAGCTCCCTAAGAAACAGTGAATGTCCAATAAGGGAGATTTCTAAAGATATCTGCCAAGTTCTTCAGAAAGGGGATGCATTTGTTTTAGACATtgacttagattttttttcagttaagaatCCATTCAAAGAGATGTACACAAAG acagaataTGAGCTGTTACAAGAGTTGTACAATTTCAAGAAACCTCATAGAAATGCAACAGAG GAGGATTTACTGGATTGTGTTGAAAACCGTGTCCATCAGCTAGAAGATCTAGAAGCAGCatttgcagatttttgtgaCAATGATGATGAAGAGACCTTACAGAAGTGGGCTTCATATCCTGG ATTGAAGCCCCTTGTTCAACTAGTACACAGCTTGAAAAGCAGAATGGAGAGCCCAGACTATGAAATG GTCCATCAGGCTGGTCTGACCTGTGATTATGTGGAACTTCCCCACCATGTTAGCACCAAAGAGGAGATTGAAGGCCTCTTAGAGTCCGTCATGGTTCTCCTGAAAAACATGCCTAAGCCCACGCTTGTGACAATTGCTCG GCTATATGAAGGCTTTGTATAG